From the genome of Trypanosoma brucei brucei TREU927 chromosome 11 chr11_scaffold01 genomic scaffold, whole genome shotgun sequence:
TCGCAGATAAGCACGGACaacattctttttatttgttctgGTGCCTTTCACACTGTGAAAACCTCTGATATGATAGCGGAGTTGCAGGGCCGGCTGCCGGTCCGCGTGGAGATGCACGCgctgaaggaggaggatatCCGACGCATTCTCTGTGAACCTAAGTTTAACCTCTTACTTCAGCAAAAAGCGCTGATGAAGACAGAAAACATAGATCTTGAGTTCACACCTGACGCTGTCGACGAGTTGGCACGGGTCACCACAAAGGTGAATGCGAACGCTCAAAACATTGGGGCGAGGCGACTTCATACTGTTGTGGAGCGAGTAATGGATGAGTACAGTTTCAATTGCCAAGATTACGAAGGCAAAAAGGTCGTCATCGACGCTGAAGTTGTGCGGAAGGCTACAGGGTCACTGATGAATAACATTGACTTAGCAAAGTACATTCTCTGAGCAAACAAAACTAACATGGGTTGCGTCTATTTTACCCGCTAACTGTGCATCAGGCTAAACAAACGGTCCGGTGCGTCGCTCTATTGGCTGCTGTCGCGTCTAGTTGTCgttgcatttcccccctgATTGCCGAGACACCTCAcctatatttttatttatctagTGTTCACTTTCGTGTGCAAATATGGGGATGCACCCTGCGAACATGCCGAATACTGCATTTGTTTTTCGCAGCGCCGAATCTGTTTTCTGTGTGTTGGAGCCCCTCCTTAATAAAACTTCTTTGCTCTTTCTTGTGTGACTCTTAAATGGCATGGAAACGTAATTTTTATTATTAGTGGTATCATCTTCCTTCAACTTCCTGTTGTTTGAACCCTTTCTTTCGTACCCGGATTTGTTCAAGtaagcaacagcggcagtGACAGAATTCAGTCGGTAAGTTTCTGCTGAAAAAGTTGTTTTGTCATTGTAGTATTGCTCTACTGGCGTTGGGTGGTAATGTTGTCATCTTCGTCGCCGGTTTTGGTTTCTGAGCAGACATGCGATAAGGTCGACTATGGCATGGAACTAATGCCTGGTAAGAGATTAAATACTCCTGTGGAAACACCAGTGATTATTTGTCCACTGTACAACCTTGGAAACACATGCTATTTTAATGCCGGTGTTCAGTTGCTTGTAAACTGCCCTCAATTTGTGTACTGCCTCCGTGACTCGCTGTTTCGCCACCCGGAGCATCACCGCTACGCTGAACGCGTAAGCCGTTCGTGCGGTAAGGCAGCACTGGAGTTATTTGAGGCCTTTACTCAATTGGTCAATGATATGGAGTTCACTCAACTTGAACCTGACTGCGCAATCTCGCCACTGAGGGCGTTGGAATGCCTTTCCGCTGTTCATCCGTTGTTTGAGGGCCGCGAACAGCAGGACTGTCCTGAAATGGTGAACGCGGTGATTGCTAACGTGGCGGAGGTGGGGCGGCAAGAAATCGAATTGGACAACTTGCTGAAGTCCTTTGAAGGGGATTATCTGTGCTTGGAAAAGGCAATGGGGTGTCGGCGAGGTGACACATCGTTTGTGCCCATGCGGTGCACGAGGCAACGGATGGAGTTCGATGAGATAAGTTTGCAGTCTGGTTCTTTATATGGAAGTGACCAAATGAATCGAAATGGGGCAGCATCTGCCAACCATGAACAGAATGAAAATGGTTCTGAGAACAACCATTTTACAACCTCTGCTCAAACGCACAACGCACCCCAGTTTCCAGTGTTTCCGGGAAGTTGGTGGAACTTCAATACAATGAGAATCAACCAATTTGTAAACCGTGAGAATAGGTTGCTTCAGCTTCAGGAAGACTCCAAGAATGGAAAGCTTCCCCAAAGCACGTTTCGACCACCCAAAATATTTTACAACAGTGTGACTGATGGTTTTACCGGTCAAATACTCTCCGAAATACGGTGCCACACTTGCCAAAGAAGCTCTCGTATTGTGGAGAGTTTTTCTTCGCTGACAATTGGAATCCCATCCCCCCGGCAGAGGCTCCAATATGCTAAAAAGCATCCGGAGGTTCAGCGCGTCAAACAGGATGGGACACCTCAGAACCTCGCACGGTCGCTTTATTGGCGTAGTGTTTTCTCGTGGTTCTATGCTGCGACACGGTGGATTGTTGGTCTGTTTACGGGCTTTTCGAGACGAGGAAATTGCCCTGTGACGTTGCAGGAGTGCCTCGACATCCATTTTGAGCCGGTGGAACTGAAGGGTAGCAACATGTATCATTGCAGCACATGCAATGCCAAACGGGAGGCAACTAAGCAGGAGACTCTCCTCACAATGCCCGAGTACCTACTGTTACATATGAAACGCTTCGAACAGGGGAAGTGTTTCAATACCAAGAAAACAGATGAAGTCATCTTCCCCATGTCGTGGGATGTAGGCGCTGCTCAAAGTACAGACGTGCTGCGGTTGCGTAACTATTTGGACTCGAATGTTTTAGCGTTTAATTACCCACTCTCAACATTCCACGGAACGACTAGTGCAGGTGATAGCACACCTATGGAAAACTCAACGTCTGTCACAACCCCCCTAACAGCTACTAACGACCACCAGAAGTTTGCCGCAGCCAGTTCGTCTCCTTTGCAAAGTATGCAAACAAGGGAAAACCCGGATATTGAGGCCCCAATCGATACCTACACCTTAGAAGCCGTCGTTAACCATCACGGAACTATTGCTCGTGGCCACTACACAACCTTCGCGCGTAAGAAGACTGCGTCGAAAGACGTGTGGGTTTACCTGAACGATGAAGAGTTGAGCACCACTACTGCTGACTCCGTGGCGAATTCGGAGGAGTACCTACTTCTATATAAGAAGCAATCTCTCTTCCCTCGCTCCGAGGCGTTCGAGAAACTTCGCACGAAGGCACGAGAGCTGTTGGCGAAACCACTGTCATCGCGTATGGGCTTGGATGCCGCTGGCGTAGACAAGAGTAGCAGGAATCCGAATAGCAACACCAACCTTTCCATATCTGGGGGCGGAGACGGTTGTCATGATGTGGTTTACATTTCCCGACCGTGGCTGCAGCGTATGACTTTTATGGAGGAGCCGGGTCCTATCCTCAACCGCCTTTCCTATCGCGCCGCCACGCAAGAAACAGGGGAGTCCTCGTCGGCACATGGTACGCAAAGTTCACCAAAACAAAATCTGGGGGAGCCAACTTCTGCAAAGGGGCCACCTTACGAGAAAAGCCTCCCCGTCGAGTGGTTCTATGTatcccttctgcaacaggAATATGACGCATTTTACGACATGTATGGTGGAAACCAGGCGGTGACTCAGAGTGAATACAATTTAATGATGAGTGAACAAGACGCACTCGTATGACTCAATCTTGGGTGTGATGGAGGCCTCAAAGAGAATGGACAACGGGTTCGTTACTGAACCCACCGAGGATATTATTGCCACTATTTATATGGAAGTGAGGAGTGTGCAGGCACAATCGGTACGTAGGAAACTGAACCCGATGGCATCTGTATATGGATGGAGAGGAACTAGGAGAAAGCGAAAAGAGCTAGTGGGGTTTCCTCTCCTCTAGAATAAGAGTTGGGTGGTGATGACTACTTACCTCCCTGATTGTTGTCTTCATTTGTTCCACCCGGTCTCACCACGTTGCCAGCGCGGCGACCCCACCTCGTCCCgcctccctctccttctcttttcataGGATCGTTACTCACGGTAGCGGAGGCGAAGTGTACACGACTTGCTCCGCGCGTTtatatccttctttttttctctgtattTGTATAACTGTCTGAACAATgggaaggagaggagggTGTCACTATCTGTTTGCTGGTGTAGGGGTGAGGAGAGCTGGCGAACTGCAGATGATGGTGGGCGAGCGGTAACCGatacgggggggggggcactGTTTAAGTGCCACTGCGTGATATTGCTcagcgaaaaaaaagtatagaGATCAAAAAGGGGCTAAGATATAATCATGTGGAGGGGGGCTGGAGAGAAGCAGCAAAGGGAGGGAGTAGAATATAAGAAAATGGAACCGTGCTTTTGCAAAGAGGCAATTAGTATCTGTTCGTGGTCATATCAATCCAGCCGACGTCAGACGGTAACGATTGTTGctcatttccttcactcTTTGTCTAATCAATTCACATGCGAGTGGGCAAAatgcaccggacgcaggttTATCAGTGGTTACACTTCGTCACTGACTCTACCGCCTCGGCATTCAatcacttcatttttctcaATGGCATGGTCCGGTGCGTCCGAATTgtggaaaaggggaaaacgatCCAGTGGCTGTGCAGAGGATGTTATTGCAAGGCAAGTGTTTCCTTCTTACCAAGAAAAGGATTAAAATAAGACAAGGAGCCCTTAACGGGCGCTGTGGTGGATACTtggttcttgttgttgttttgcgttTCTTTTTACCTGTATGGTGTTGCTTCACATcaatttattttgcttttcttcacatttttttttccttcctattGTTATCAATAAGACTGGGGAACGGTGAGTTGTTTTGAGGAGGGGGTAGGTCACTGACAGAGACACTCTAACCACGGTTCTGTTACTGGAGAGCGCAGGTGGGGGATCATGAACAGGCATGCATTTGTGGAAATGACGCCATTGCGGCCCGAACCCACGGACGGGAGTCCAACTCGCGGGTCGCAGCCGGCGGCAGTCGGGCAGCCACAATTCTTTTCGAGGCGTGATGATATGTCGTATATTTGGGGAACGGGGATAGCAGTGGAGGTATTTCGAGCAGAGTTTCAGCGTTTCCTTGAAACTTTTGAAATGCCACAGGATGTAGGCGCTGCTCCGGGTGCTGATGCCGGGGCGCACCGCGGTGGAACCaggaatttttttcttcaggaGCTCCTCCGCCTTAGATTGCAGAGGCGGAGTTTGTTTGAAATGGATCTTCAGCTATTTTGCCGTGCAGCCCCACGACTTTACCAACAGCTCATAGCACATCCCGTTGAGTGTCTCCAAATGATGGAGAGCGTTGCTGAGGAGGTTAGCGGGCGCCTCGTGGCCGCTGCAGGAACGCATCCCTCAATGCCCGGTGAAGATGAGTTTATACTTCGCATCGCCCCCAGGAACCATCCCGAAATTACGACTCTCCGTGGTTTGTCCACGCGGCAACTGGAGCAGCTAGTGTCCCTTCAGGGCATGGTGGTGCGTGTATCGAAGATTATTCCAGAAATACGCGTGGCACTCTTCCAGTGCTGGAGCTGTAATCACACTCGGCATAGTGTGGTGGATCGCGGTCGAATCTTCGAACCCACGCGCTGCGACAGTTGCGGCAAACAATATTCCTATAGAATCAATCATAACCTCTCAGTATTTGAAGATAAACAGTTAGTACGGCTTCAGGAGGCGCCTGAGCACCTCGCGGATGGTGATACACCGGTCACAATGTCCGTTGTAGTGTACGGTGATTTCGTTGACTCCATTGTTCCTGGTGACCGTGTTGTGGTGACGGGTATATATCGTGCATGGCCCGTTCGTCTCAACTCGAACACACGAATTATCCGGAGCATCTTTTCTACACACGTCGACGCCGTGCACATTGAACACCGCAGAGCTGGGCGGAATGCCTGGGCTGACCAGCAGAGACAATCGGCGGGAGAGGACGAAGGGTTGCCTGAAGATCCTGCAGTGGTGGCACGGCACAACATGTTTCGGCATATTGCGGCTCGGCCAGATATTTATGATGTCATATTGAATAGCTTTGCCCGCACAATCTGGGGCAACGAAGATGTGAAGCGTGGCATCCTCCTGCAACTATTCGGTGGGACACGCAAAGAGCTCAAATGCGGTAGCTTCCGTTCTGAGATAAACATTATTCTGTGCGGAGACCCGGGCGTTGCGAAGTCCCAGTTGCTAACCCAGGTACATGAAATTGCTCCACGCGGAGTATACACCTCGGGCAAGGGTAGCAGTAGCGCCGGTCTCACTGCCTTCGTAGTTCAGAATAATGAGACGGGGGAGTTGGTGCTTGAGCCTGGTGCTCTTGTGTTGTCCGACCGCGGTCTGTGTTGTATTGATGAATTTGACAAGATGAACGAGGCTACGCGCTCCGTGTTGCACGAGGTGATGGAGCAGCAGACACTTTCGATAGCGAAAGCAGGGATTATTGCCCAACTAAACGCCCGCACATCTGTCCTAGCCGCAGCCAATCCTAAGGAGTCGCAGTGGA
Proteins encoded in this window:
- a CDS encoding ubiquitin carboxyl-terminal hydrolase, putative (Curated by J. Mottram.) gives rise to the protein MLSSSSPVLVSEQTCDKVDYGMELMPGKRLNTPVETPVIICPLYNLGNTCYFNAGVQLLVNCPQFVYCLRDSLFRHPEHHRYAERVSRSCGKAALELFEAFTQLVNDMEFTQLEPDCAISPLRALECLSAVHPLFEGREQQDCPEMVNAVIANVAEVGRQEIELDNLLKSFEGDYLCLEKAMGCRRGDTSFVPMRCTRQRMEFDEISLQSGSLYGSDQMNRNGAASANHEQNENGSENNHFTTSAQTHNAPQFPVFPGSWWNFNTMRINQFVNRENRLLQLQEDSKNGKLPQSTFRPPKIFYNSVTDGFTGQILSEIRCHTCQRSSRIVESFSSLTIGIPSPRQRLQYAKKHPEVQRVKQDGTPQNLARSLYWRSVFSWFYAATRWIVGLFTGFSRRGNCPVTLQECLDIHFEPVELKGSNMYHCSTCNAKREATKQETLLTMPEYLLLHMKRFEQGKCFNTKKTDEVIFPMSWDVGAAQSTDVLRLRNYLDSNVLAFNYPLSTFHGTTSAGDSTPMENSTSVTTPLTATNDHQKFAAASSSPLQSMQTRENPDIEAPIDTYTLEAVVNHHGTIARGHYTTFARKKTASKDVWVYLNDEELSTTTADSVANSEEYLLLYKKQSLFPRSEAFEKLRTKARELLAKPLSSRMGLDAAGVDKSSRNPNSNTNLSISGGGDGCHDVVYISRPWLQRMTFMEEPGPILNRLSYRAATQETGESSSAHGTQSSPKQNLGEPTSAKGPPYEKSLPVEWFYVSLLQQEYDAFYDMYGGNQAVTQSEYNLMMSEQDALV
- a CDS encoding minichromosome maintenance complex subunit, which produces MNRHAFVEMTPLRPEPTDGSPTRGSQPAAVGQPQFFSRRDDMSYIWGTGIAVEVFRAEFQRFLETFEMPQDVGAAPGADAGAHRGGTRNFFLQELLRLRLQRRSLFEMDLQLFCRAAPRLYQQLIAHPVECLQMMESVAEEVSGRLVAAAGTHPSMPGEDEFILRIAPRNHPEITTLRGLSTRQLEQLVSLQGMVVRVSKIIPEIRVALFQCWSCNHTRHSVVDRGRIFEPTRCDSCGKQYSYRINHNLSVFEDKQLVRLQEAPEHLADGDTPVTMSVVVYGDFVDSIVPGDRVVVTGIYRAWPVRLNSNTRIIRSIFSTHVDAVHIEHRRAGRNAWADQQRQSAGEDEGLPEDPAVVARHNMFRHIAARPDIYDVILNSFARTIWGNEDVKRGILLQLFGGTRKELKCGSFRSEINIILCGDPGVAKSQLLTQVHEIAPRGVYTSGKGSSSAGLTAFVVQNNETGELVLEPGALVLSDRGLCCIDEFDKMNEATRSVLHEVMEQQTLSIAKAGIIAQLNARTSVLAAANPKESQWNVNLNVVENLQIEPTLLSRFDLIFLLMDRHDPAEDRRLASHVLSLFMETDESRASGNAAVPTDDDDDDVDNANGGGTSASRGHLATSRAPILLQHDGEVYLEGTEEKPYMPARVLSQYIAFARENIHPRLTGASHKQLAASYVEMRRARGSTRTVSATLRQLESMIRLAEARSKMRLGDTVSVEDVREAKWLISAALKEAATDPRTGRINLDVFNAPDPTRQTVEGSMLRLEKLIEQRYISAGHTTATVSELRLALNESFGSSMRPLSIVQFMELLALMVGGDHVKSFTASTVSFAGRLS